One Mercurialis annua linkage group LG3, ddMerAnnu1.2, whole genome shotgun sequence DNA window includes the following coding sequences:
- the LOC126671581 gene encoding cyclin-dependent protein kinase inhibitor SMR13, translating to MAPRTRAKPKPKPKPKSKPTRKPRITQCKNLSKSKNIQEASIIEDSPSCSSTATSFRIDSFEFDDTNYSTSVCSTPKAKKFRIPEIETCPPAPKKQRVISNCSLKRRPIAFFASPDLELFFFCALRHDHISV from the coding sequence ATGGCTCCAAGAACAAGGGCAAAACCGAAGCCGAAACCGAAGCCGAAATCCAAACCAACAAGAAAACCAAGAATAACCCAGTGCAAGAATCTGTCCAAGTCCAAGAACATCCAAGAAGCATCAATAATCGAGGATTCCCCTTCGTGTTCGTCCACCGCCACGAGTTTTCGGATTGATTCGTTCGAGTTTGATGATACTAATTATAGTACAAGTGTTTGCTCAACTCCAAAGGCTAAGAAATTTAGAATACCAGAAATAGAGACATGTCCACCAGCACCAAAGAAGCAAAGAGTCATTTCAAATTGCTCATTGAAAAGAAGACCAATTGCTTTTTTTGCCTCACCGGATTTAGAGTTATTCTTCTTCTGTGCACTTCGTCACGATCATATCTCAGTCTGA